From one Enterobacter kobei genomic stretch:
- the apt gene encoding adenine phosphoribosyltransferase: MTATAQQLEYLKDSIKSIQDYPKPGILFRDVTSLLEDPKAYALSIELLVERFKDAGITKVVGTEARGFLFGAPVALALGVGFVPVRKPRKLPRETIAESYELEYGTDQLEIHVDAIKPGDKVLVVDDLLATGGTIEATVKLIRRLGGDVTDAAFIINLFDIGGEERLAKQGIKCFSLVPFPGH; encoded by the coding sequence ATGACCGCGACTGCGCAGCAGCTTGAATATTTAAAAGACAGCATCAAAAGCATCCAGGATTATCCGAAGCCGGGCATCCTGTTCCGTGATGTCACCAGTTTGCTGGAAGACCCGAAAGCCTACGCCCTCAGCATTGAACTGCTGGTTGAGCGTTTTAAAGACGCCGGTATCACCAAAGTGGTGGGCACTGAAGCCCGTGGCTTCCTGTTCGGCGCACCGGTAGCGCTGGCGCTGGGCGTTGGTTTCGTCCCGGTGCGTAAACCCCGTAAACTGCCGCGTGAAACCATTGCGGAAAGCTATGAGCTGGAATACGGCACCGATCAGTTAGAGATCCATGTCGATGCCATCAAGCCGGGCGATAAAGTGCTGGTGGTGGACGATCTGCTGGCGACCGGTGGCACCATTGAAGCCACCGTTAAGCTGATCCGCCGTCTGGGCGGCGACGTGACCGACGCGGCCTTTATCATTAACCTGTTTGATATTGGCGGTGAAGAACGCCTTGCAAAACAGGGGATTAAATGTTTTAGCCTGGTGCCATTCCCGGGGCACTAA
- a CDS encoding DUF454 family protein, protein MQRTILIIIGWLAVVLGTLGVVLPLLPTTPFILLAAWCFARSSPRFHRWLLYRSWFGGYLRHWQQYRAMPPGAKPRAIAVILITFALSLWLVKMMWVRILLLCILACLLIFMWRIPVVDEKQQNQ, encoded by the coding sequence ATGCAACGCACTATTCTAATCATCATCGGCTGGCTGGCGGTAGTCCTCGGTACGCTGGGTGTTGTGCTGCCGCTGTTACCCACGACGCCCTTTATTCTGCTTGCGGCCTGGTGCTTTGCCCGCTCGTCACCACGATTTCACCGGTGGTTACTGTATCGCTCGTGGTTTGGCGGCTATCTGCGCCACTGGCAGCAGTACCGCGCTATGCCGCCGGGGGCCAAGCCTCGCGCCATCGCGGTGATCCTCATCACCTTCGCGCTGTCATTATGGCTGGTAAAAATGATGTGGGTACGCATTTTGTTACTGTGCATCCTCGCCTGCCTGCTGATTTTTATGTGGCGCATCCCGGTGGTTGACGAAAAACAACAAAATCAGTGA